Below is a genomic region from Streptococcus salivarius.
TAAGGGATAGACTTGTAGGAAGTCTTCTTCCCTGTAACACCTTGCTTATCGACTAAAATCAAGCGCTTCTCTGTAAAGACAATCAAGTCACGAATAAGGACATAGGCTAACTCCACCTGTTCACCTGGAATTAAGATGCCCTCCAATTGGCGCTCAACTTTATCATTATCTTTTTTAGATGCGTTACCAAGCAGTCCTGAAAAAAGTCCCATAGTTGTTTCTCCTTTTTATTGTAAAGATAATCCTTGCTTTAACTATACCACAATTTTAGGATTTCAGACACTTGCAGAAATGGGTTTCTAGTAGTACAATTAAGGAGTCACAAGAGGAGCAATTGCTGAGAATGGCTAGCTTGATTATTTCTTCAAGACATGCCTAAACTCTTACCACCTGATCAGGTTAGGACCTGCGTAGGGATGTGTCTCAAAATAGATTGAAATAGAGGAACTTCTATGACGTCGTTTTGATGTGGCAAAAAACAGCCAATCAAGACGATTGGTATAGGAGGTTTTTTTATGTCGAAAACAAATATTCGACCAATGATTGAGGTTGCCCTTTTTGCAACCATTGCTTATATCCTGGACCTAGTTACCCAGCCCATGTCACTAGGCCCTTGGATTTCCCTTTCCTTTAAGATGGTACCTATCTTTCTCCTCAGTTTTCGCTGGGGGGTTAAAGCTGGTGCTATGGGCGGTCTTATCTGGGGGCTACTTCAAGTGGTGACAGGACAGGCAGCCGGTGGTTGGCTGACCTTGACACAAGGGTTTCTGGAGTACTTTGTCGCCTTTAGTCTGATTGGTATCAGTGGTGTGGTCAAACCAGCCCTTGATAAAGCCATTAAACAAGGCAATAAAGTCAAGTCTCTGATGGTGATTAC
It encodes:
- the thiT gene encoding energy-coupled thiamine transporter ThiT, producing MSKTNIRPMIEVALFATIAYILDLVTQPMSLGPWISLSFKMVPIFLLSFRWGVKAGAMGGLIWGLLQVVTGQAAGGWLTLTQGFLEYFVAFSLIGISGVVKPALDKAIKQGNKVKSLMVITEGILLGSFARYLIHFIAGVIFWGSYAPKGQSPYLYSFIVNSSSFLGETLASLIVFFALQRFLGRLLNTEK
- a CDS encoding PH domain-containing protein, yielding MGLFSGLLGNASKKDNDKVERQLEGILIPGEQVELAYVLIRDLIVFTEKRLILVDKQGVTGKKTSYKSIPYHSISRFTVESSGHFDLDAELKIWISSALEPAEVLQFKSDNNVFEIQQALAAAVLK